Within the Mucilaginibacter sp. CSA2-8R genome, the region AATTTCCGGGCTATCGCAGATTTTATCGAACGCGTTATAATACCTTCCAGTTTGACCCTGCCCTACGCTGGCGAACCGGGCAAAACAGTACCATCAGTGCAGGGCCTTCCTTGCAATTTTATCATCTGGATTTACAGGAAAACGCCGGTCGCTTTATCAATAATACCTCGTTAATCAATGCTTATGATAGTGCTTCGATAAACCGTGATAAAGCGCATATAGGTTTACTAATTAACTATACCAGCAATCAGCGTAATAACAATATTTTACCCAGTCAGGGTTATTTTTTAAATCTAAGGTTTCAGGGCTATACCGGCCTCAATCAGTACGCCAAAGCCTTCATTCAAATCAGGCCCGAATTTATTTATTATCAAAAGCTAAACGCTAAGGGCACCATTGTTTTAACCGACCGCGTAGGCGGTGGTATAAGCATTGGTAAACCGGCATTTTACCAGTCGATGTTTTTAGGCGGACAAGGCAATTTGCTAGGCTATTTGCAAAACCGCTTTGCCGGCGACCATATGTTTTATAATAACCTGCAAGGCCGTGTTAAACTGTTTGACGTTGCCAGCTACATCCTGCCCGGCCAGTTAGGCATTACCGGGTTTTATGATACCGGCCGGGTTTGGGTAAAAGGAGAAAGCTCAAACCAATGGCACACCGGTACAGGCGGAGGTTTATATTTTGCCCCGGCAAGCTTAACCGTAATCCAGGTGCTGGCTGGTCATTCGGCTGAGGGTTGGTATCCGTACGTTTCTTTAAACTTTAGGCTATAATGGGCAAAGCTTGTTATATTGTAGTAAACTTCATCTTGAAAAACGGCTCTGATGGGGTAAAAAAGGCACATTGATTAAAAATTGATTAATTTTGCTCGCTTATCATATATTAATATGGGTATCCGGCAGTTTGAGCAAAATCCGTTTCAGCAATGCATTTCCTTTCATGTACTTTTAGACCACCTGGAAAAAATAGCGCGCGAAGAAACAGGGTATGCTGCCGAACGTGCCCAAGCTCTGCTCAATGAAGCTGTAGCTTATCCTAAACTGCGCGACGGGATGAGCGAGGGGTGGGAAATTGATGAGCATATGCCTGTCATTAAACACCTCGTAGCCGACTTATTTCCTGCCGCATTAACGCAAAATGAAATAAAGGCGGTAACTATCCCCTTTCAAAATATTCTGTTTAACCGTACCGAGCGGTTAAAAAAAATATTGCATGCTGCCGGCAACAGCTTTGACATGACCATCCGCAATTTTGATGATCATCAATTTTACGTAATGAGTTGTTGCCTTATCCTCAATGAGTTCTATCAAACGCAGCTCGATTTTGGCAAACCCATGTTTTATGATATCCCTACGGCCGAAGGGGTGATTAAACATTACCGCATTATATATAATGCAGATTTTTTAGACATTATACCTACCAATAAGGCCCGAAAGCTAACGCCGGAAGATATAACCCGGTTAGTTAACAGTTACGATGATTTAGCTTTATGGATGGAGATGTTTCCGCCAGGCAGCTACATTCTCAAAGGCTTCGCGCTTATAACGCTGTTTGATGTTACGGTAGAAAACGCCGTATCAGTTTTAAAGGGTACGCTGCTCACCAACCTTAGTGAGGTAGATGTGGAACAGGATTTTGAATCGATATTTCGTTCTATTTACCGGATTCCGGATCTGCACGTAGGCTTTACCGCCTTTGATGCCGACGAGAATAAATTTAGTAGCATTACCAACATTCGCAAAATAAAGAGCTACATACTTAATGATAGTATGGAGGCTGTTTGCACCGACATTTTAGGGCCAAAATCTTTTGCTGCCATTATGGGTAAAAGTGATTTCTTTGCCGTTTCGGACACAAAGCAGTTTTTTTTAGAACACCCGGAAAGCGAACTGGCACACCAGTTTTTAAAACAAAACATTCATAGCTTTATATTGGCCCCGGTAGTTAAAGATGGGGTAACACTGGGTATTTTGGAACTAACTTCGCCCCGGCCCCATGAGCTCAACAGTGTTAATGCACATAAACTCGATACGGTAATGCCGTTTTTAGTAAACACTATTGACCGGCAAATTTCCTTTATGCAAAACCGCATTCAAGCAGTTATACAAAACGAGTATACTACCCTTCACCCAAGCGTACAGTGGAAATTCAGGAAAGAGGCGCAAAAATATATTGAGCGCCAGGAGCATCACCTCGAATATAACTTGCGAGAAGTAGTTTTTGATGAGGTGTATCCGCTTTACGGTCAAATTGATATCAAGGGCTCATCCAACACCCGTAACCTCAGCATTCAGAAAGATCTGCATAACCAGTTGGCTGCACTGATGCTGATAGTTGAAATGATGGATGAAATGCCGGAACAGGCGGCCTACATGGAAAAACTGCAGGAATTTGAAACGCTTACACATAATTTTTTAACGCTGGTACGCACAGATACCGAGCAGTACATCCAATATTTTATCGAAAGTAAAATTCATCCGCTGCTTTACTCGC harbors:
- a CDS encoding GAF domain-containing protein, encoding MGIRQFEQNPFQQCISFHVLLDHLEKIAREETGYAAERAQALLNEAVAYPKLRDGMSEGWEIDEHMPVIKHLVADLFPAALTQNEIKAVTIPFQNILFNRTERLKKILHAAGNSFDMTIRNFDDHQFYVMSCCLILNEFYQTQLDFGKPMFYDIPTAEGVIKHYRIIYNADFLDIIPTNKARKLTPEDITRLVNSYDDLALWMEMFPPGSYILKGFALITLFDVTVENAVSVLKGTLLTNLSEVDVEQDFESIFRSIYRIPDLHVGFTAFDADENKFSSITNIRKIKSYILNDSMEAVCTDILGPKSFAAIMGKSDFFAVSDTKQFFLEHPESELAHQFLKQNIHSFILAPVVKDGVTLGILELTSPRPHELNSVNAHKLDTVMPFLVNTIDRQISFMQNRIQAVIQNEYTTLHPSVQWKFRKEAQKYIERQEHHLEYNLREVVFDEVYPLYGQIDIKGSSNTRNLSIQKDLHNQLAALMLIVEMMDEMPEQAAYMEKLQEFETLTHNFLTLVRTDTEQYIQYFIESKIHPLLYSLQSSPIYSKAIANYFKQLDKTNGSFYTYRRKYHTTVSITNQKLASLLDARQTEAQQMFPHYYERFKTDGVEHNLYIGSAISPKYAFAKRHLHNLRLWQLQTLCEMEQAHHQLKSTLPYLLEVTTLILAFSSSLSIRFRMDEKRFDVDGTYNARFEIVKKRIDKAYIKDTSERICEPGKITIVYASPNEETEYRGYIKTMQDRRLLGNKIEVLEVEDLQSVSGLKALRINILHE